The Notolabrus celidotus isolate fNotCel1 chromosome 19, fNotCel1.pri, whole genome shotgun sequence DNA window AGCTAGAGTAAGGCAAGGGGTCATTCccagatgaaaaagaaagaatgattcATCTCTTCACTTTGAAAAGTGTAATTAACTCATAAGGGGTATTATTTCTCCATTAGTCCTCAAGTGTAAGAAACAACCTTCAGGAAGTCACATGATCACATAATTGTAAGTTGCTTTCTGTTGGTGTAGCTTTCATTTATCACGTCATTATGTTCCCTCACAAGAGAAAAATACTAACTGACTAAATGTAACACAGTACTCTGCCAACATTAGGATTACAGCTACAACTGTTAGCCTCTTGTACTATCAGTACTGGGTCAAAACTAACTGTTGTATACAATCCAACTATATAACAAATATCATTCTTTAGTGAGCCATAATGCACCATGAAATAGATTTAAACCCGTATTTGATGCTGGCATCATTAAACTGTTAGTGtgattgttttttgtaaagCTGTCTCTGTGTTGTATCACAACTTTGGGTTCTTTCCCACCTCTTAAATCAGATTTCTGTGAAGTTATATGGCCTACAATTGAAATGATCTTGcctatgtaaaataaaataaatactcatTGCTAAACAGCAGCTCAAACTAATGCATTCACAGTTGAGCCTAATAGCAAGTGTAAACCTAATTAAcaaaatttaaaggtgacatatcatgcaaaatggactttttaatggttctttacctgaaatatgttaccctggcatgtctacaaaccccccgagaatgaaaagaattcattctgcccctgttctgatttctccacctttctgtaaatgtgtgtgaaaccagccgtttcagacttcagtgtttttgttacgtcacaacaatatccggtctgtcacggagtcagagctcggagcttgttcagcccatagactgtataaaataatactgaatccctcctccgtttttcattacctgcacaaatgtgtgctaacaaggagcttaggagggaggcatgctagttgtaggctgtcttaataaacacaaaggtcggttttactccccacgtctgcagatttgaagatctagtggatgatttttatttgtcatggataagtgctagcgctagttagcatagcaacatagctacatgtcgtagctgtagcccTGTACcgagacacacgtctacatactgacaaataaaacaacaagaaacactaaatctgtgaccaatccttcggaaaaggtcctgctgcctttctggcagaggtcggttttactccccacgtctgcagatttgaagatctagtggatgatttttatttatcatggataagtgctagcgctagttagcatagccacatagctacatgttcatagctgtagctgtagctgtgtaccaagacacacgtcgacatactgataaataaaacaacaagaaacactaaatctgtgaccaatccttcagaaaggtcctgctgcaggcgcctctccgtcaagACCAGATCcttgatcagattcagagggttgaagtaacgtgatctctgagcagccgtgtatattcagccaacatgtaaacattagatcaacgtgctggagagccgaggcacatccacttcctgagggggcgtggtcagagagaaaacagactgttctgaggaggactgaagaagagggtttttcaggcatgccaaaatctgatttcaaagtgtttttttgagcataaactttaaagacatgttttggggacctcttagaccaatatatattgatgaaaaaagcgtgatatgtcacctttaaaatgatagTAGATTATTGGTTATTATGAAACTACACATCAGTCAGTTTATGTGAGTTTGTGTTGCtatttgctcattttaaaaagggCTAGCTGACATAAGTGCATTGATCCATTGCATGGTTCTAACAATGTGAATGTGAACTGAAGTTAGTTTCATGGCTGCATGGGTCAACAGCAAAgaaatatgtgtgttttttcataTTATAGATGTTTCTGATCATGTGTAAAGACTGCAAATGAGCCCAAATGAACAGGTCTGACATGATGGATAGGCTCCATCCTCTGGGAACTCAAATATACTGTAATGACAAATGTTTGACAACAAGCTATTAAACAGTTGGTGAGGTATTTTAGTGTGGACCAAAGTGAATCAACAATGAAGGACCATTAATTCCCTCTCTAGAAGTCATGCAGTGCTAAAATAATGTGGCTAAAGTATTTACTAGTTTTCAGTTAACTGCCTTGTGGAGTTCCGTGGAACAGTGCTCATAGAATGTATAACAATGGTCATTGTGTAGAAATAAGGATTGAAATTCCGTCAGACTGAGAGGCTCATTTACCACAAACCTATCCCAACAgccaacagacagagagagagagagagttatcgATACAAACCAAAACCAGTAGAGTGAGCCAGCTGATATATTAAAGAAGAACACGCAGAGATGTCTTCAAGGCTTAACAGTTCCCTCATTTCTGAGATGGAGAAAGTCAAAAGCTTGATCAAACTGAccccagaggagaggaagaaggaggtcAGGAGGAACATGTTTCAAGAGCTAAGATCCATGGAGATAGAGCGCAGACAAAGAGTTGCTCTGGAGAACATGGAGAAGCtcaagagggaaagagaggaacGAGACAAAGTGGAAGAAAGTCTgagaagacagagggagaaataTGTGGAAGAGAGAAGGATGCAGGAGGtcacacaaagagaggaggaagagagaaaggccAATGAGGCAAATGTCCTGCAAAAAGCAGAACAGGACCTGCTGAAGCAAGAGAGGCTTCACTGGAGAAAGGTgatgcaggtggaggaggaggaggagaagtcaGTAAAAAGGCCCAGGTACAAAACCAGCGCTCCAAAAGAAGAGCAGCTGAGGAGGCAGGGGGAGGCTGAGCTCTGTCGCCTGCCGATGGTGGGGGACAAAGTCAGCCATGATcgcctgacctctgacctggaGACCGACAAGCAGCAGGGCAAAAAGAAAACCCTGATCAACAACTGGGTTGGAGTTCAAAAGATAGACAGTGAGCCTGTCAAAGAGGAGCCCCACCCAAAGAGCTCCACCTACCTCCATTTTACTGCAAAGGTGGCCCTGAAGTCTGAAGGTGCATATTATATTTTTGTCGTTTTTAATCCCTTTTTAAACACTATTGAATAAATATATTCCCATTTTAtaacatgttcatttttatttcctgtaaCTATATGATGTATATCTTAGTGACACTTACATATTTGTGGGAAAATGATTAACCAGTGTTGCTTCTTATGCCTTTTACTCTTTTGATAATAAACTCTTTGGGGCTCTATGTTAATATTTCTTGCATTCAAAACTTATATTCTAATCTTCTCTTGTCTTtaggaaaaacagacaaacaagcaCCAAAACCAAGGAAGACCAAGCAGTGGCTGGCAGACAGACTGAACGTTGGGTACTGGATGGACAAATACAGAGACcataaagataaaaaagtaGAGAAGAGAAAGCTCAAGGTTGAGGAGCAGTATGCCAAATGGGCCGCCTTTAAGGCGAGCCAAGCCAGTCATGTTTCCCGAGAGAATGACTGCTACATTGGAGGATTTGCTACAAACCGAAACAGCATCCTCATAGGCCTTTTTTAATGTTCTTCttactttgtttctgtgtgatttGTCAAAATAAACTATGTGTTGCACTAAAACCTTGAAGTTGTACTGATTGCATCAAACACAAAAAGGTGGTGTAGAGGAGTTTACGTGTATTAAAGTGATACTTATGTTACTTAAACTTCTGCTAATTGAATTAAACTGTGGCATTTAGTGGTGAGGTAAAAGGATCCATTGAGGCCCTGCAGAgctttgagctaaatgctaacatcacCAAGCTAATATGTTGCAGTTGAGCAGATTCAATTTTAATTGAATTCACAATATTTTGTTACCTTATAAGCATAGCTGAGGCCAGTCACCTCAATGTATCTAAAgttagagtttttaaaagtagaggttagttactgtataaaaaaaatcccaaattatGGGAGGAGCAAAATGCAGTTGTAGATTCAACAGTGTAAAATCTGTGCAGTGAGTAAATATTATTTCCAACCTGTATTATAAAGGTTCCTAGAGGCAGGTTAAAttcataaaagtaaatgcaTATATATTGGGGAAAAATCCACATAACAAAGAAATTTAAAAGACAAATTTGGGTTTAGTGTGGTGCAAAAATATAGTCATGTAGGTAATTAAATTTAATTGCACTCCTTGTTAAAAGTCAGAAATTAAAGTCCTAACAATAATGCAGGCACATGGATGCCAATCACTCTTGTTCTTTACGTACCtgtaaatgctaaaaaaaaaaaaaaaacattcaccatgtaaatataaatttagCTCTGAGAAAGATTTAGGGAAATGAAATCCTTACTGATCCGTAAGTCTTGTATCTTGTCACCATGAAAAAGACATGCATCTATGTCAAACACTGTTTACAGCTTATTAAAGAGCAGTTACAACGAAATGGTTTACAACACAAAGGATGACTTTCTCTCTGAACCTAAAGGAGCAAAAATCAAAGGAATGGAAAATCTGTATCAGTGTGAGCGAACTCATAGCTGTGAGGAGTTtatagctggttatgaaacagactgatataaACAGTGATGCCTAAATgacctaaaaaacaaacaaaaagttagCTAAGCTAGCTGTGAACTTGCCACAAATATTGTCCTTTATGTAAAAGGATTTTCAAGTCTGACTGCACTGACAGCTCAATCATTAATATATCTTTTGTCCCCAATAATAATTATCATATTAGCAAATTATAGTGCGCCACCTCAACatgatttctttgttgttaaGAGTTCCTCCtttagtgtgtcagtgtgtactaacatttaaaacagacactcaGTGCGTCTTCAGCATACACctgtggaatcttgattaataccctctattataatcatgcatttttcttACAGATAATCCTGTGCTTCTTATTATGTTCATGTATTCCttgctcatgtattcttcttttttaacaattgtatcaatatgtttttcattatacaTGATTTATTGAAGTAACCAGCAAATAGTAAGGCGTAAGGCCAGAGATCTGTGCAAATATCTGCACAAAGGTGAAATCCAGGACAGAACCTCCGCTTCTGCAGCTCAAGGCAGGTTTAGCCCGGATGTGGTCTCACATCTTCAGCCCACTGCCTTGCAAAAGGCCGAAAGGCCCACCATAGTCTCAGGTTGCGGTTGAATGTGAGctgaggggatttttttggtAACGTGATGATAAACGGTTTGTACTATGATAAATGAGCGCCTTATGATTACATAAATATTCAGTGGTAACGATGTACGCTTTCTTAAGAATTGTTGATATATGTTTTTTTGATAA harbors:
- the LOC117831259 gene encoding trichohyalin-like translates to MSSRLNSSLISEMEKVKSLIKLTPEERKKEVRRNMFQELRSMEIERRQRVALENMEKLKREREERDKVEESLRRQREKYVEERRMQEVTQREEEERKANEANVLQKAEQDLLKQERLHWRKVMQVEEEEEKSVKRPRYKTSAPKEEQLRRQGEAELCRLPMVGDKVSHDRLTSDLETDKQQGKKKTLINNWVGVQKIDSEPVKEEPHPKSSTYLHFTAKVALKSEGKTDKQAPKPRKTKQWLADRLNVGYWMDKYRDHKDKKVEKRKLKVEEQYAKWAAFKASQASHVSRENDCYIGGFATNRNSILIGLF